Proteins encoded in a region of the Dasypus novemcinctus isolate mDasNov1 chromosome 24, mDasNov1.1.hap2, whole genome shotgun sequence genome:
- the GID8 gene encoding glucose-induced degradation protein 8 homolog, whose protein sequence is MSYTEKPDEITKDEWMEKLNNLHIQRADMNRLIMNYLVTEGFKEAAEKFRMESGIEPSVDLETLDERIKIREMILKGQIQEAIALINSLHPELLDTNRYLYFHLQQQHLIELIRQRETEAALEFAQTQLAEQGEESRECLTEMERTLALLAFDNPEESPFGDLLNMMQRQKVWSEVNQAVLDYENRESTPKLAKLLKLLLWAQNELDQKKVKYPKMTDLSKGVIEEPK, encoded by the exons ATGAGTTATACAGAAAAACCCGATGAAATCAcaaaagatgaatggatggaaaaactcAATAACTTACACATTCAGCGAGCGGACATGAATCGTCTCATCATGAACTACCTTGTTACAG aggGCTTTAAGGAAGCAGCTGAGAAGTTTCGAATGGAATCTGGAATTGAACCGAGTGTGGATCTAGAAACACTTGATGAACGAATCAAAATCCGAGAGATGATATTGAAAGGTCAGATTCAGGAGGCTATTGCATTGATCAATAGTCTCCATCCAGAGCTCTTAGACACAAACCGGTATCTTTACTTTCATTTGCAG CAACAGCACTTGATTGAGCTGATCCGGCAGCGGGAGACAGAGGCTGCCCTGGAGTTCGCGCAGACACAGCTGGCAGAGCAAGGGGAAGAAAGCAGAGAGTGCCTGACGGAAATGGAGCGCACGCTGGCCTTGCTGGCCTTCGATAACCCCGAAGAGTCACCTTTTGGAGACCTCCTTAATATGATGCAGAGGCAAAAG GTGTGGAGTGAAGTTAACCAAGCCGTCTTAGATTATGAAAATCGCGAGTCAACACCCAAGCTGGCAAAATTACTGAAACTACTACTTTGGGCTCAGAACGAGTTGGACCAGAAGAAAGTAAAATATCCCAAAATGACAGACCTCAGCAAGGGCGTGATCGAGGAGCCCAAGTAG